One window of Sphingobacteriales bacterium genomic DNA carries:
- a CDS encoding helix-turn-helix domain-containing protein: MSKALYIPVKESFEEIRKLLRQSPAMIRLRLLMLIEMKKVGEKGITKQQLMERVGVWGQSINTWRKNYRTGGIEALLHNGRKGKTGRHSVFTQEEQDRIEEKLKDPNNGLAGYIELQQWVEQEFKKEVKYNTLLKYAGRKFGSKVKAARKSHVKKDAEAVVFFLTLTVKFHKPLIISELSFLKMA, translated from the coding sequence ATGTCAAAGGCACTATATATACCTGTAAAAGAGAGTTTTGAGGAAATAAGGAAACTACTTCGTCAGTCACCTGCGATGATTCGTTTACGACTGTTGATGTTGATAGAGATGAAGAAGGTCGGAGAAAAAGGTATTACGAAGCAGCAGTTAATGGAACGAGTAGGGGTATGGGGTCAAAGTATTAACACATGGCGTAAAAATTATAGAACAGGGGGAATAGAAGCCTTGCTTCACAATGGCAGAAAAGGAAAAACAGGCAGACACTCGGTGTTTACGCAAGAAGAACAAGATAGAATAGAAGAGAAGTTAAAGGATCCCAATAATGGTTTGGCGGGGTATATAGAGTTGCAGCAATGGGTAGAGCAGGAATTTAAAAAGGAAGTTAAGTATAACACGCTACTAAAATATGCGGGCAGGAAATTTGGCAGCAAAGTGAAGGCAGCACGCAAAAGTCATGTGAAAAAGGATGCGGAGGCTGTAGTTTTTTTCCTGACTTTGACAGTTAAATTTCACAAACCATTGATAATCAGCGAGTTAAGTTTCCTAAAAATGGCATAG
- a CDS encoding transposase — translation MAESTNTKAAEIDQERIDEDAKWDGYYGIQYSKTDMTNEEVLANYHQLWKIEESFRVLKTTLSTRPIFHWTPKRIKGHFMTCFLAFMLERTVELTLKFANINLSPCSIKEELNQMQLSELTIDDKKYLLKGADTALTNKILSAFRIPPFKDLAPAN, via the coding sequence ATGGCGGAGAGTACCAATACAAAAGCTGCTGAAATAGACCAAGAACGAATAGATGAAGATGCAAAATGGGATGGTTACTACGGCATACAGTATAGTAAAACGGATATGACGAACGAAGAAGTCTTGGCAAACTACCATCAATTATGGAAAATAGAAGAAAGTTTCCGGGTATTGAAGACCACCCTATCCACTCGACCAATTTTTCATTGGACACCCAAAAGGATAAAAGGACATTTCATGACCTGTTTTTTAGCATTCATGCTCGAACGGACGGTGGAACTAACCCTAAAGTTTGCAAACATCAACTTAAGTCCATGCAGTATTAAAGAAGAACTCAATCAAATGCAATTGTCTGAACTAACAATTGATGATAAAAAGTACTTGCTGAAAGGTGCTGACACAGCATTAACCAACAAAATCCTTTCGGCATTTCGTATCCCTCCGTTCAAAGACTTAGCTCCAGCGAACTAA
- a CDS encoding IS630 family transposase: MSVPPCYDSINLYFQDESRFGLHTRHGRGLTAKGIQPVCNFQQVFQYTYLFGAFSPVTRDQFQLEMPCCSANTFQVFLHEFSLQTPAEYKIIVLDNGAFHKAKKLKIPENIFLVFLPPYSPELNPAEKIWHHIKRKFTNKHFTSLELISNFFTETINNITPDMVKSICSYQYICLNTFWAV; encoded by the coding sequence TTGTCTGTTCCGCCATGCTATGACAGCATAAATTTATACTTTCAGGACGAGAGCCGCTTTGGTCTGCATACCAGGCACGGGAGGGGATTGACCGCCAAAGGCATACAGCCGGTTTGCAATTTCCAGCAGGTGTTTCAATACACTTATCTTTTCGGAGCATTTTCTCCCGTAACCAGGGATCAGTTTCAGTTGGAAATGCCTTGTTGCAGTGCAAATACCTTTCAGGTGTTTCTCCATGAATTTTCCCTTCAAACTCCTGCTGAATACAAAATCATTGTTTTAGACAACGGGGCTTTCCACAAGGCAAAAAAGCTCAAAATACCCGAAAATATTTTTCTTGTCTTTCTGCCTCCTTACAGTCCCGAACTCAATCCAGCTGAAAAAATATGGCACCACATCAAAAGAAAGTTCACCAACAAACACTTCACAAGCCTTGAACTAATCAGCAACTTCTTTACTGAAACAATAAATAACATTACACCGGATATGGTAAAATCTATCTGTAGTTACCAATATATCTGCTTAAATACCTTTTGGGCTGTTTAA